Genomic window (Gasterosteus aculeatus chromosome 13, fGasAcu3.hap1.1, whole genome shotgun sequence):
TAATACCTTCAATAACTCTTTCGACGAGATATTTGCTGTAATATAATAAGCTTGCATGAAGTGGTACGCATGTGGTGCATATGTATTTTTCGTTCCATTTGGGTTATGCTAACGTGATGAAAAATGCAGTATACAGGGTTTTTGCatgctgaaatgaaaaaagggctgcccttctcctgctccccctccccttcctccctctcctcctcctcctcctcctcctcctcctcctcctcctctgtataCTCCGGGCTCAGCTGCCACTGCTCCGCCACACTTGGTCCGACATGGCAGGCCATCAAAAAGTCAACTTGTTCCCACTCCACCTGTTCAAAACACCATTAATCTGCTGCCTTCCAATAAAAGGCTTGGCTCTCAGCGAGGAGCCAATAGAGAGGCCATAAAGCTGTGAGGCCCGGGCCAATCGCAGGCTGCATTCTAATGGGGCCTATCTTTATCAAGGTGCCACTCCGTATCCAGatactatttatttatcacCTCTGAGGAGAGAGCCGGCACGAGGCACTTTGTGTCTTTACACTAAAAAATCGGGGGACCGCCGGGCTCGACTGAGGCGCCAGATATGGAATTATCGCAGCCCGCACCGTGGCTGAGAAGAGGCGAAGGGCCAGAGTGAAGAGTGTATTTGCTTTCCCCCCCATGCGGTAGCAACTTGAGCAAACACCGGGGACTTTGTTCAAATGTCTGTTAGTGTTTCtgaatatttgaatatctggggACGGCGAGCGTGATCCCAGGTCCGAGGCGTCCGGCCGTGGGTGAGAGAACTCCTCGTGGCCAATCCAGAGGTCCTTTTCCTGCCTGGATCTTATTGGGTGTGTTACTGGGACCTGGAGGCAGAGTAACGGTGCTTCCCATGGATCCAAACATCCAGGGGCCTTTTCTGTTCAACAACAGCCTGAGCCAATTCCCCTCGGAGCTCAAGGCCCCGGTGTGCCAGTACTCAGTGCCCAACTCCTTCTACAAGCTCAACCCGGGCCTGAACAGCCATCTGCAGGCGGGGACGCCGCACGGCATCAGCGACATCCTGAGTCGCTCCATGATGGGGATGGGCTCCAcgggcaccaccaccaccaccaccctgctGTCCGGGTACTCCGCCGTGGGGGGCTTCAGCCCGTCCGTCACCAGCACGTCCATGTACTATAACCGAGAATACAACCCGTCCCTGGGCGGCTTTTCCAAGCCCGGCGCCGAGTGCCCCATGAAGGGTCGCAGCGCGAGCTGCTGGCCGGAGAGCGGCTGCGactggaggggagggaggcagcaGTGCGCCAACAGTGAGTCTCAGCGCTGCTGCGTGGACACAACACGTTGcagcttctctgtgtgtgtgtgtgtgtgtgtgtgtgtgtgtgtgtgtgtgtgtgtgtgtgtgtgtgtgtgtgtgtgtgtgtgtgtgtgtgtgtgaggcatcAACAAGATGCGTTACTTTGtgctgccagtgtgtcttgtttcTTTACTAAAGATGATGGATTTAATgtagccaaaaaaaaaagacaaagaaatataCACAACATCAATACGTTTGTGCGATGTACTAATTTGATCAATATCTTACCAATACCAATAATTAAGAGATTATACAAtatgatattcaaaatgttattttaaaggtTTAAGTGAACATTTTGTCATTCATTCGAGAGAATTAATGAGAAAATACAA
Coding sequences:
- the nkx6.3 gene encoding homeobox protein Nkx-6.3; amino-acid sequence: MDPNIQGPFLFNNSLSQFPSELKAPVCQYSVPNSFYKLNPGLNSHLQAGTPHGISDILSRSMMGMGSTGTTTTTTLLSGYSAVGGFSPSVTSTSMYYNREYNPSLGGFSKPGAECPMKGRSASCWPESGCDWRGGRQQCANSVGPLGEMTGRKKHTRPTFSGHQIFALEKTFEQTKYLAGPERARLAYSLGMSESQVKVWFQNRRTKWRKKSASEPSSTQAGLAGPGGGEASENEVEDEEYNRPLDPDSDDDKIRLLLRKHRRAFSVLRLGPHV